AGGATCGGAAAAAGGAATACCAATCTCTAAAGCATCGGCACCACCTTCAATTAACGCATCAATAATTTGTAGTGACAGCTCAGGAGAAGGATCACCTAATGTTACAAAGGGAACAAATGCACCTTGTTGTTTTTGTGCTAATGCATTAAAGCAGTTTTGATAACGGCTCATTAGATTTCTCCTCTTGCTGCTAAAATATCGTTTACAGTAAAAATGTCTTTATCGCCACGTCCTGATAAGTTCACAATAAGTAATTGCTCTTTATCAGGATTTTGTGCAATTAATTTAAGTGCATAAGCTAGAGCATGAGAAGATTCTAATGCTGGAATAATTCCTTCTCGGCGAGAAAGGGCTTTAAATGCTTCTATTGCTTCATCATCTGTAACAGAAACATAATCAGCGCGGCCAATGCTATTTAAATGTGCGTGTTGTGGTCCAACTGATGGGAAATCAAGACCCGCTGAAATTGAATAAGATTCTTCAATTTGGCCTTCATCTGTCTGCATAATAGGGGATTTCATCCCAAAATAGATCCCTAATTTACCGTGTTTCAGTGGTGCGCCATGTTCACCTGTTTCAATACCTTTACCTGCGGGTTCGACACCAATCAGTTGCACTGACGCTTCAGGAATAAATGAAGCAAATAAACCGATAGCGTTAGAACCACCACCAATACAAGCGATAGCTGCATCGGGTAGACGACCTTCACGCTCTAGGATCTGAGCTTTAGCTTCATCACCAATCATACGTTGGAATTCACGTACAATTGTTGGATAAGGATGCGGGCCCGCTGCGGTTCCTAGTAAATAGTGAGCGCGGTCGTAACAACCAGACCAGTCACGTAATGCCTCATTACAGGCATCTTTTAAGGTAGATGAACCACTATGAACGGGAATAACTTCTGCACCCATTAAACGCATACGAAAGACGTTTGGTGATTGACGTTCAACGTCTTTTGCACCCATATAGATACGACATTTCATATTAAGTAGTGCGCAGGCCAAAGCAGTGGCAACACCATGTTGACCCGCACCCGTTTCTGCAATTATTTCGGTTTTCCCCATACGTTTTGCCAGTAATGCTTGACCTAATACTTGGTTAGTTTTATGAGCGCCACCATGCAGTAAATCTTCACGTTTTAGATATAAACGAGTTCGCGTACCTTCTGTTAAATTACGACAAAGGGTTAATGCTGTTGGCCTGCCTGCATAATTTTTTAATAAATCTTGGAATTCTTGCTGAAATGACGGATCGTTTTGTGCATCAATAAAAGCTTGTTCGAGTTGATCCAATGCAGGAATTAAGATTTCAGGTACATATTGGCCACCAAATTCGCCAAAGTAGGGGTTAAGTTTTCTCATTGTGATGTCATCCTGTTTAAAATTTTATTTTTATGAAATTTAGTTTCGCTGTAATTGTGCAAACACTTGATCTAGACGTTGTGCATCTTTTATGCCAGGAGCCGATTCTACCCCAGAGTTAAAATCAAGCCCGATACAGCCTGTTTTAACTGCATCTAAACAGTTTTCACTATTAAGACCGCCTGCAAGTAATGCTTTTTCACGTATTGAGTTTGGAATTTTTTGCCAATTAAACGTTATTCCTGTACCGCCTGTGCCATTATCAAGTACATATTTATTAACGTGTGAAACGGGAGAGATATCATTGTGGATTGCCATATTTATTGCTTGCCAAATCTCACAGTTAGGTTGAATTTTTTGTCTAAGTTGCTCAATAAACTGAGCATCTTCTTGCCCATGTAATTGAATGGCAGATAAATTAAGTTTTTCAGCATAGTCACAAATAAGTGCAATGGGTTGGTTTTGAAAAACACCCACAAACGCTAAGGGGGCTTGTGTTATCAATACTTGTGCTTGTGACAACGTCACTTTTCGCGGGGATTTTTCTGCGAAAATCAATCCTGCATAATAAGCACCAGCTTGATAAACCGCTTTTACATCTTGTGTACGAGTCAACCCGCACACTTTATGCTTTCCCAAAACAAGCGCTCTCACTGCTTGGTCAATATTTTCTTGTGACATTAAGGCACTACCTACCAGAAAACCATTAGCATATTGACTTAACTCTTGGACTTGCTGGTGGGTATGAATACCAGATTCACTGATCACGATTGCATCTTTTGGTAATCCTTGGCTTAGTTGTTGAGTGCGCGCTAAATCAATAGATAGATCACGCAAATCGCGATTATTAATACCAATAACTTTAGCATTAAGCTTAATTGCTCGCTGACGCTCTTCTTCTGTACTGACTTCGGTCAATACACCCATATTTAATTGATGAGCAACCGTCGATAGTGCGCGATATTGCTCATCATCTAAGACAGAGAGCATTAATAAGATGGCATCTGCTTGATAAAAACGTGCTAAATAGATTTGGTATTTATCAATAATAAAATCTTTGCACAAAACTGGCTGATGTACGGCTTGACTGACTTGACGTAAATAATCAAAGCTTCCTTGAAAATATTTTTCATCGGTTAATACCGAAATTGCCGCGGCATAAGGCTGATAAATTTTTGCAATTGTAGAAGGATCAAAATCAGCACGAATTAATCCTTTTGAGGGCGATGCTTTTTTACATTCCAAAATAAAAACAGTATTAGGTTGAGTTAATGCCTGATAAAACGAGCGCGTTGATGGCACTATTTGATGCGAAAATTCTGATAATGGTTGGCTTGCTTTACGTGCAATCAGATATTCTGCTTTATCTTTTACAATGGCGTTTAATACGGTCATGTTTTTATCCTCTAGCTGCTAATGCAGTGACACGATTTATTGCTTTACCGCTATAAATGGCGTGCATGGCAACTTCAGTATTCATTTTTAAATCTTCTTGCCCATGTAAACGCATTAATAAAGCGACATTAGCTGCAACAGATTCGGTATGTGCTCTTTTTCCTTCACCTTGCAGTAAATCTGCCAATAATTGACGGTTAACTTCAGGTGTACCACCTTCCAAATCGGCCATTGAACAAGGACGAAGACCAAAATCGCTGGGTGTGAGTTCGTAACGTGTAATTTCACCATTACGTAATTCAGCGACTTGAGTCGGAGCATGTAACGACACTTCATCCATACCACCACTGTGTACCACTGCGGCACGTTCATAACCCAATACTTTTAGTGTGTCTGCAATAGGCATTAATAACTCAGGACTATAAACACCAATTAATGCTAATGGTGGACGAGCGGGATTAATCAAGGGACCTAGTACGTTAAATAAGGTGCGTGTTTTTAGTTGCTGGCGCACAGGGGCTGCAAAACGAAAACCACTGTGATACTGCGGTGCGAATAAAAAGCAAAGTCCGACTTCATCTAATAATTGACGTGCATCATCTGCACTTCTATCTAATGGAATACCAAAAGCAGCGAGTAAATCGGATGAGCCTGAGCGACTAGATACGCTGCGGTTGCCATGTTTGGCAACTTTAATACCGACTTCTGCCGCTACGAATGCGCTAGCGGTTGATATATTGATGCTGTTTGCGCCATCACCACCAGTACCAACAATATCGCAAAAAGTGTAATCAGGACGAGGAAATGGCAGTGCATTTTCAAGTAATGCTCGCACAGCACCGGCGATTTCTTGTGGATGTTCACCACGCATTTTCATACTAATTAATACAGCGGCTAATTGTGATTCTGTTAATTCACCACGGATAATCGCGCTAAACAGAGTTTGGCTTTCTTCTAATGTTAACTGCTGCGCGCTAAATAATTTGTTGAAGATAGTTTCCATTTTATGCGTCTCCTTTAGGAGTTAATGCCCATGCGATTGTTTGTTCTAAAAGTTGTGCGCCTTTGGTGGTTAAAATTGATTCTGGATGAAACTGAAAACCACAGGTTTTATGTTGACGGTGACGCACCGCCATAACAGTGTTATCGCACCACGCATTGATAATAAGTTGTTCGGGAACGTGTTCTCCAGAAAGCGAATGATAGCGTGCAACAGGTAAAGGGTTGGGTAAATTAACAAACATCTCACTGTTATCATGTTCAGCCAATGTCGCTTTACCGTGTAAGATCTCTCCACATGAAGAAACTTTTCCACCGTAAGCTTCAATGATGGCTTGATGGCCTAAACAGATGCCAACGACAGGTAATGTACCGAGTACACGCTTCAATAGTTCAGGCATACAACCAGCTTGTGAAGGTGCGCCAGGCCCCGGAGATAACAACAAAATAGGGTTATCTAGTTCATGTAATTTCTGTTCAATAAAATCGGCTGTGACGTTATTGCGATAAATGACGACGGTATTACCGAGGCTACGCAGTTGATCGACTAGGTTGTAGGTAAAAGAGTCGATGTTATCGAGAAGTAAGATAGATGCCATTAGCAAGCCTCCTGCATTTGTACTTCTGTGTGAGCTTGCAAAATGGCATTAATTACAGCTTGTGATTTATTGCGGGTTTCTTCCGCTTCCATTTTGGGATCAGAATCGAGCACAATTCCAGCGCCAACTTGAATAGTAGCAATATTATTTTCAACATAAGCAGAGCGAATAACTATGCAAGTATCAAAATCACCAGCGCCAGTAAAATAACCAATGGCTCCACCATAGCTACCACGTTTCGTTTTTTCATAACGAGCAATTAATTGCATAGCACTGACTTTAGGGGCACCTGATAGTGTTCCCATATTCATACATGCTTGGTAGGCATGGAAAATATCTAAATCATCACGTAATTTACCTACCACTCTAGAGACCAAGTGCATCACAAAAGCATAACGATCAACTTTTGTTAGTTCTGCAACATAGCGACTACCAGCTTGGCAAATACGTGCCAAATCATTACGCGCCAAATCAACTAACATTAAATGCTCTGAAAGTTCTTTGGTGTCAGTACGCATTTCTAGCTCAATGCGGCTGTCCAAATCTGCATTAATTGAACCATCGGCATTGCGTCCTCTAGGACGAGTTCCTGCAATAGGGTAAATTTCAATTTGGCGATCACTGGTTTGGTATTTCAGTGCGCTTTCTGGTGATGCACCAAAAACAGTGAATAGAGCATCTTGCATATAAAACAGATACGGGCTTGGGTTTTTCTGTTTCAACACTTGATATGCAGCAAGTGGTGAAGGGCAAGCTACTTGAAAACGACGTGATGGCACGACTTGGAAAATATCACCACGACGAATATAGGTTTTCATCGCTTCAACGATATCGCCATAGCCTTTATCGTCCATATTGGCGTGTATCGCTGAATCCTCTGCTGTTAAAGTGGGGCGAATAGGGTGTTTTAATGGTTGTTTAGCTAGCGAAATTAATTCGGTTTGTCGTAAAGCGAGGCGCAGACATTCTGTTTTATCATCAGTAAATGCAATAGAAACCAACTGGCTATCTTTATTTTGATGATCGATCACGATTAATTGTTCAGCTAAATAAAAGCAATAATCAGGGCAAGAAAAATCACTTTCTAATTCAGGAATAGACTCAAATCCGCAGACTAAATCATACGCAAATAAGCCACCAACAAAGATAAAGTTTGCATCTTTAGTGCCTTTATTAACAAGAAAGAAACGTAACGCATCAAATACGCTAGCTGATTTTAATTTGCTTTCTTCATCAGTCTCTTGTGAAGGCGTTGCAAAAGTAAAAACACACTGTTTGTCGCTCTCTAACGTTAAATTAGCTTTTTCTTTTAGTGCGATTTTTAATGCTGGCAATAACGCTTGCCCATTAACGCTTAATGCATCAATAGTGACTTGATTTTTTACTGCACTGATGCGTAATGCACTATCAACAATTAATAAGCTTTTTAAGTTTGCTTTAGTGTCGATTTGTGCAGATTCTAACAATAATGTGTAGTGTTGATTTTCACATAATGTATTGAAAAGCAAAGCTGGTTCGCTGTGATAAGGCAGTGGCGTTGCCTTGGTATTAAATGGGAATGCAAGTGATGTATTCATTGTTATCGCTCTATATTATTTTCTTTATTTACTGTTTTTAAAGCATAAAAAAACCCGCGTAGGCGGGTTTTAGATATCACTGACGTTAAGCCGGAGATCAAACCGCCCATAAAAGAGTGTTGCGCCACCAAAGAGCGATAAGATGTTGATTGATATTCATAAGATCTCCTTACAGCCAACGACAGATAAATAGAAAGTGAACTAGCTCGTGTTGCGTACTAGTAAACTGGATTGCGTTAGGTTCGTCAAGTACTTTATGGCATACTCTTTAAAAATTATTATCTTGCTAAGGTGAAAAGGGAGACGTGATGACAGAAGGGCTATCTGATTTAAGAGTGATTTATGATTTACACAGCCACACTACCGCGTCAGATGGCGAGCTTTCACCAGAAGAACTGGTTGATAGAGCGATAGAGCGTCAAATTAATGTTTTAGCGATCACGGATCACGATACAACAGCGGCCATTGCACCTGCTAACCATTATATTACAGAAAAAAATCTGCCTCTTACTCTGATATCAGGTGTCGAAATATCGACTTTGTGGGAGAATATAGAAATCCATATTGTTGGATTAAATATGGATATCGACCATAACGCAATGAAATCGCTCCTTTCATCACAAAGCCAATGTCGTGAAACACGTGCGATAATGATAGGTGAGCGATTAGAAAAAGCAGGTATTGCCAATGCTTTTGAAGGTGCTAAAGCGTTAGCACATGGTGGGCAAGTAACAAGAGGGCATTTTGCCCGCTTTTTAGTGAATGACGGACATGTTGCCTCAGTTAATAAAGTATTTAAACGTTATTTAGCGAAAGGAAAAACAGGCTATGTGCCCCCGCAATGGTGCTCAATCGGTGACGCTGTCACAGCAATTCATGCTGCTGGTGGTGTTGCAGTGTTAGCACATCCGGGCCGATATGGTCTATCTTCTAAATGGTTAAAACGATTAACACTTTATTTTAAACAACAAGGTGGTGATGCAATCGAAGTGGCACAATGCCAACAACCACCACAAGAACGGGAACAACACGCAGCATTAGCTCAATCTTATGAGTTAAAAGCTTCGTTAGGTTCTGATTTTCATCGTCCTTGCTCGTGGATAGAGTTGGGGCGTAATTTATGGTTACCCGGTGGCGTTGAACCAGTTTGGTCGCTATGGCAGGAGTAACATTAGATATTCGTTGAGGGATGTATGAGCCAACTTTTTTATATTCACCCTGATAATCCGCAGGCTCGTTTAATTGAACAAAGTGCTGATATTTTACGCAAAGGCGGAGTGGTGATTTATCCAACAGATTCTGGCTATGCTATTGGCTGTTGCTTAGAAAATAAAGATGCAATGACGCGGATTTGTCGTATTCGTCAATTAGATAAAAACCATAATTTCACACTGATGTGTCGCGATCTATCAGAAATCGCTAATTACGCTTATGTTGATAACGTGGTATTTCGATTAATAAAAAATAACACTCCAGGTAATTACACCTTTATCTTAAAAGCGACTAAAGATGTACCAAAACGTTTGATGAATGATAAACGTAAAACGATTGGCTTACGTGTTCCTTCTAACCCTATTGCATTAGCATTGTTAGAAAATATTGGTGAGCCATTGATGTCAACTAGCCTGATTTTACCAGGTAATGATTTTGCAGAGTCTGATCCTGAAGAAATCAACGATTTATTAAGCAAACAAGTGGATTTAGTGATCCATGGTGGCTATTTAGGTCAAAAGCCTACAACAGTCATTGATTTAACAGAAGATAGCCCTGTGATAATCCGAGAAGGCACTGGAGATATTACTCCATTTCAGTAAATGATTTGGCCGATTAAACTAAATATCGATCCGATAGACGCATAGTAAAGAAATTTATCGTGAGATAAAGAGATAAAAGGTGAAGGGATTTACCGCTTGTGTTAAATTTATACATTGCGATAAAAATCACGGTGCTTGTTTTTAAAATCGGTTATGTCAATGCGCGTTTTCGTTGATACGCTACTATACATAACAAAAAAGAAGTAAAACCGTCATGCTATTTTATCGAGACTATTTATCACAATGTTGATGTGAAAAGCATCAACATTGTTCACTATTGAATCAATAAACCTGTGTTTATGAGTGAATTTAATAAACATGGGTTATTTTTTACTTAATTGATTTTTTAAAAATTAATTCTATTTTTATGACGCCTGTGAAGGCGACACATGAGGTTGTTTCATGAGCGATAAATCGCAACGTACTGAAAAATTACAAAAAATTCTGGCTCGTTCTGGCCACGGCTCCCGTCGTGAGATTGAAGGTTACCTTCAAGAAGGACGCATCAGCATTGATGGTACAAAAGCAAAATTAGGTGATCGTATTGATGTCACCACAACAGCAAAAATCCGCTTAGATGGTCGTATTTTAAATATTCGCGAAGCCCAAAAAGATGTTTGTCGAGTGTTAGCGTATTACAAACCTGAAGGTGAACTGTGCACTCGTAGTGATCCACAAGGCCGTCCTACCGTTTTCCAACGTCTTCCTCGTCTTAACAGTGCTCGCTGGATCGCTGTTGGTCGTCTTGATGTGAATACCAGTGGATTATTGTTATTTACAACAGATGGTGAATTAGCTAACCGTTTAATGCACCCAAGCCGTGAGGTTGAACGTGAATATGCAGTTCGTGTTTTCGGTGAAATTGATGACGCTAAAATTCGTCAATTAACTCGTGGTGTGCAACTAGAAGATGGCCCAGCGTCATTTCGCTCTGTTTCTTATCGTGGTGGTGAAGGGATTAACCAATGGTACAACGTTTCACTGACAGAAGGCCGTAACCGCGAAGTTCGCCGTATGTGGGAAGCTGTTGGTGTTCAAGTAAGTCGTCTTATTCGTGTTCGCTATGGTGATATTGATTTACCTAAAGGCTTACCACGCGGTGGTTGGGTAGAACTTGGATTAGAGCAGATTAACTACTTGCGTCAACTGGTTGAATTAAATGATGAGACAGTAACAAAAGTGGCGGTAGAAAAAGACCAACGTCGAATTAAAGCAAATCAAATTCGTCGTGCGGTTAAGCGTCATACTAAAATATCAGCTCGTACCTCTACGTCACCTGCAAAAAGAGCGTCAAGTCGTCGTCAGTCAGCTGGAAATAATAAGTAGTTTTCGAATAATTATTTATTAATTTAAATTAAAATATCATTTTTCATTAAGAGGCAACCAATAAACATTGGGAGCCTCTTTTTTGATGGCTTTATTTTTATTATAAATATATCTATGATAGTTATATTGTTTCCACGATATAATTTGATATTTAACGATAAGGTATTCAAAATAATATGTATCGTTATTTTTATTTGATAGCAGTATTATATATAACCTCTTTAGTCACGGGGTGTGATTATCCTGCAATAAGAGAAAAGCAAAATGGTGTTTTCTACATCAGTAATAACCAATTAGAACTTTTAGAGTTTAAAATTGATAATATTAAATTTGTGATGGGAAAAGGTGAAGTAAAAAAAATCAAACTAAATAATGGTGAACATGTACTTGTTGATGGGCAAGGTAAACAAAGTATATTTATGGTTTATCCGGGAAATCGGGGTGGCATAATTAATCCTAATAGGGATATATATTATAGTTTTACAGCATTATTTAAACAAGAATATACTCCATCTGAAGAGATGCACATAGAGGAGCGTACTGTATGGGTAAATGGTATACTTTTAAGAGGTGCGATAAATAGCTCAGATTCTCTCTTTATTGATAATAATATATTTAATTGTGATATTCCAATCGATGAATCATTACCTACTTATTTATCTGATTGGGAAGGTAATGAAAAAGTAAATGTGTTGACCAAATGTTTTACAAAAAATGATTTCCATCAATATATTATTAAGTTTCCCTATGGTATTAAATTTTATTCAGAGCGTGATTTATTAACTCAATATAAAGCAGAAAACCAATTTAATTGGATCGATGAAAATAATACACGAACAGATAGTTTATCTCCGTTAGAAGCTAACTTTAGTTTCAGTGATGAAAACTTAA
This portion of the Proteus vulgaris genome encodes:
- the trpCF gene encoding bifunctional indole-3-glycerol-phosphate synthase TrpC/phosphoribosylanthranilate isomerase TrpF produces the protein MTVLNAIVKDKAEYLIARKASQPLSEFSHQIVPSTRSFYQALTQPNTVFILECKKASPSKGLIRADFDPSTIAKIYQPYAAAISVLTDEKYFQGSFDYLRQVSQAVHQPVLCKDFIIDKYQIYLARFYQADAILLMLSVLDDEQYRALSTVAHQLNMGVLTEVSTEEERQRAIKLNAKVIGINNRDLRDLSIDLARTQQLSQGLPKDAIVISESGIHTHQQVQELSQYANGFLVGSALMSQENIDQAVRALVLGKHKVCGLTRTQDVKAVYQAGAYYAGLIFAEKSPRKVTLSQAQVLITQAPLAFVGVFQNQPIALICDYAEKLNLSAIQLHGQEDAQFIEQLRQKIQPNCEIWQAINMAIHNDISPVSHVNKYVLDNGTGGTGITFNWQKIPNSIREKALLAGGLNSENCLDAVKTGCIGLDFNSGVESAPGIKDAQRLDQVFAQLQRN
- a CDS encoding L-threonylcarbamoyladenylate synthase, translated to MSQLFYIHPDNPQARLIEQSADILRKGGVVIYPTDSGYAIGCCLENKDAMTRICRIRQLDKNHNFTLMCRDLSEIANYAYVDNVVFRLIKNNTPGNYTFILKATKDVPKRLMNDKRKTIGLRVPSNPIALALLENIGEPLMSTSLILPGNDFAESDPEEINDLLSKQVDLVIHGGYLGQKPTTVIDLTEDSPVIIREGTGDITPFQ
- the trpB gene encoding tryptophan synthase subunit beta, which translates into the protein MRKLNPYFGEFGGQYVPEILIPALDQLEQAFIDAQNDPSFQQEFQDLLKNYAGRPTALTLCRNLTEGTRTRLYLKREDLLHGGAHKTNQVLGQALLAKRMGKTEIIAETGAGQHGVATALACALLNMKCRIYMGAKDVERQSPNVFRMRLMGAEVIPVHSGSSTLKDACNEALRDWSGCYDRAHYLLGTAAGPHPYPTIVREFQRMIGDEAKAQILEREGRLPDAAIACIGGGSNAIGLFASFIPEASVQLIGVEPAGKGIETGEHGAPLKHGKLGIYFGMKSPIMQTDEGQIEESYSISAGLDFPSVGPQHAHLNSIGRADYVSVTDDEAIEAFKALSRREGIIPALESSHALAYALKLIAQNPDKEQLLIVNLSGRGDKDIFTVNDILAARGEI
- the rnm gene encoding RNase RNM, which gives rise to MTEGLSDLRVIYDLHSHTTASDGELSPEELVDRAIERQINVLAITDHDTTAAIAPANHYITEKNLPLTLISGVEISTLWENIEIHIVGLNMDIDHNAMKSLLSSQSQCRETRAIMIGERLEKAGIANAFEGAKALAHGGQVTRGHFARFLVNDGHVASVNKVFKRYLAKGKTGYVPPQWCSIGDAVTAIHAAGGVAVLAHPGRYGLSSKWLKRLTLYFKQQGGDAIEVAQCQQPPQEREQHAALAQSYELKASLGSDFHRPCSWIELGRNLWLPGGVEPVWSLWQE
- the rluB gene encoding 23S rRNA pseudouridine(2605) synthase RluB — encoded protein: MSDKSQRTEKLQKILARSGHGSRREIEGYLQEGRISIDGTKAKLGDRIDVTTTAKIRLDGRILNIREAQKDVCRVLAYYKPEGELCTRSDPQGRPTVFQRLPRLNSARWIAVGRLDVNTSGLLLFTTDGELANRLMHPSREVEREYAVRVFGEIDDAKIRQLTRGVQLEDGPASFRSVSYRGGEGINQWYNVSLTEGRNREVRRMWEAVGVQVSRLIRVRYGDIDLPKGLPRGGWVELGLEQINYLRQLVELNDETVTKVAVEKDQRRIKANQIRRAVKRHTKISARTSTSPAKRASSRRQSAGNNK
- a CDS encoding anthranilate synthase component 1, translated to MNTSLAFPFNTKATPLPYHSEPALLFNTLCENQHYTLLLESAQIDTKANLKSLLIVDSALRISAVKNQVTIDALSVNGQALLPALKIALKEKANLTLESDKQCVFTFATPSQETDEESKLKSASVFDALRFFLVNKGTKDANFIFVGGLFAYDLVCGFESIPELESDFSCPDYCFYLAEQLIVIDHQNKDSQLVSIAFTDDKTECLRLALRQTELISLAKQPLKHPIRPTLTAEDSAIHANMDDKGYGDIVEAMKTYIRRGDIFQVVPSRRFQVACPSPLAAYQVLKQKNPSPYLFYMQDALFTVFGASPESALKYQTSDRQIEIYPIAGTRPRGRNADGSINADLDSRIELEMRTDTKELSEHLMLVDLARNDLARICQAGSRYVAELTKVDRYAFVMHLVSRVVGKLRDDLDIFHAYQACMNMGTLSGAPKVSAMQLIARYEKTKRGSYGGAIGYFTGAGDFDTCIVIRSAYVENNIATIQVGAGIVLDSDPKMEAEETRNKSQAVINAILQAHTEVQMQEAC